The Peribacillus sp. FSL E2-0218 genome contains a region encoding:
- the qoxD gene encoding cytochrome aa3 quinol oxidase subunit IV: MKELFPAKQVWGFVFSLLLTFVALLVYFFNMSKAMGMTIFILTAFIQAAVQLVVFMHARETDDSKSIFMTLYCAICLAIITVVGTILCMIWGWTY; the protein is encoded by the coding sequence ATGAAGGAATTATTCCCGGCTAAACAAGTATGGGGTTTTGTATTTTCATTGCTCTTGACGTTTGTCGCTCTTTTGGTTTACTTCTTCAATATGTCAAAAGCGATGGGAATGACGATTTTTATATTGACAGCATTCATCCAAGCAGCTGTTCAACTAGTGGTGTTCATGCATGCCCGTGAAACGGATGATAGCAAATCGATTTTCATGACTTTGTATTGCGCTATATGCCTGGCTATCATCACTGTCGTCGGTACAATCCTATGTATGATCTGGGGTTGGACTTATTGA